From a region of the Verrucomicrobiia bacterium genome:
- a CDS encoding DUF4190 domain-containing protein: MNDQVPPIPPATVAPSAKTSGLAIASLVLGILGLICILPVVGAILAVILGVLALNQINKSSGTVKGQGQAIAGIVLGGVGLVMIPMMAAMLLPALSAARQKARVVMCMNNLRQIGMATGLYSAEHDGFIPKEFNDLRPYNSNLDKLLICPSAKNTSNPSYRILLGGQKWNDQGIWKEIAVTELATNHRFGYNALYGDGHVEFLRQRRND; the protein is encoded by the coding sequence GTGAATGATCAGGTTCCCCCCATTCCGCCTGCCACTGTAGCGCCGTCAGCCAAAACCAGCGGACTGGCCATTGCCAGTTTGGTTCTCGGGATTCTTGGCCTCATATGCATTCTGCCCGTCGTGGGCGCCATCCTCGCGGTCATCTTGGGCGTCCTGGCGCTCAATCAAATCAATAAATCCAGCGGCACCGTCAAAGGCCAGGGACAGGCCATTGCCGGCATCGTTCTTGGCGGCGTCGGCCTGGTCATGATTCCCATGATGGCCGCCATGCTCCTGCCCGCGCTAAGCGCCGCGCGCCAAAAGGCGCGCGTGGTAATGTGCATGAACAACCTGCGGCAAATCGGCATGGCTACCGGTCTGTATTCGGCCGAGCATGATGGATTCATCCCGAAGGAGTTTAATGACCTGCGCCCATATAACAGCAATTTGGATAAGCTGCTGATTTGCCCTTCCGCCAAAAACACGAGTAACCCCAGTTATCGAATCCTACTCGGCGGACAGAAATGGAATGATCAGGGAATCTGGAAAGAGATTGCCGTGACAGAGTTGGCGACAAATCACCGCTTCGGGTACAATGCGCTGTACGGAGACGGGCATGTGGAGTTCCTGCGCCAGCGGCGGAACGACTGA
- the ndhC gene encoding NADH-quinone oxidoreductase subunit A, which yields MVEQLQEYIPVGLLLLVAIGLAAGMMLTPLIIGKPRVHDAVKDSAYECGLPPMTEARTRFSVKFYVIAMLFILFDIEVVFMLGWGAVFRDMIRPVAEGGIGINMLLGAVLFLGILEVGHIYAWKKGALDWAPKKDLSSEPAASVPEPRMPELKKKAELVTS from the coding sequence ATGGTCGAGCAATTACAAGAATACATCCCGGTTGGGCTTTTGTTACTGGTCGCGATTGGACTCGCCGCCGGAATGATGCTGACGCCCCTGATTATCGGCAAGCCGCGCGTCCATGATGCGGTCAAGGACAGTGCTTACGAGTGCGGCCTGCCGCCCATGACCGAGGCGCGCACCCGCTTCAGCGTGAAATTCTACGTGATCGCGATGTTGTTCATCCTGTTCGACATCGAAGTGGTCTTCATGCTCGGCTGGGGAGCGGTTTTTCGCGACATGATCCGACCCGTCGCCGAAGGCGGGATTGGAATCAACATGCTGCTGGGCGCGGTGCTGTTCCTGGGAATCCTTGAAGTTGGTCACATTTACGCCTGGAAGAAAGGCGCGCTCGATTGGGCGCCCAAAAAAGACCTGTCGAGTGAACCGGCGGCCTCCGTCCCGGAGCCGAGAATGCCGGAGTTGAAGAAAAAAGCCGAACTGGTGACTTCATGA
- the nuoD gene encoding NADH dehydrogenase (quinone) subunit D, which produces MTTRHEMELIDSASRAQVAMDEALGGEKMIINMGPQHPSTHGVLRVVLELDGEEVVNVWPDVGYLHRGDEKIAENMTYTQFIPYTDRLDYLAPLANNVTYAYAVEKLLGMDVPPRCKYIRVICAELARISSHLLGVGAFSMDIGAMTVFLYLFREREKIYDLAECISGARFTTSYTRIGGLARDLTPEFVPMLREFLKEFPATIDETDKLLTRNRIFCDRTRGIGVLTKADAIDLGVTGPCLRGSGVDWDIRKSHPYSSYEDFDFEVPVGTVGDSYDRYLCRMEEMRQSVRILQQAVDNLPDGPVNSPDAKILLPDKEAVLTKMEELIHHFINVTEGINAPPGEVYFSAENPKGELGFYIVSKGGGTPHRLKIRAPSFVNLQALPVMARGHMMSDMVTILASIDFVMGECDR; this is translated from the coding sequence ATGACGACACGACACGAGATGGAGTTGATCGATTCCGCCTCCCGCGCGCAAGTGGCCATGGACGAAGCGCTGGGCGGCGAGAAGATGATCATCAACATGGGGCCGCAGCACCCCAGCACGCACGGGGTCTTGCGCGTGGTGCTGGAGTTGGACGGCGAGGAAGTCGTCAACGTCTGGCCCGATGTCGGCTACCTGCACCGTGGCGACGAGAAAATCGCCGAGAACATGACGTACACGCAGTTCATCCCGTACACTGACCGCCTCGACTATCTCGCGCCGCTGGCAAACAACGTGACCTACGCGTACGCAGTCGAAAAATTGCTCGGCATGGACGTGCCGCCGCGTTGCAAATACATCCGCGTGATTTGCGCCGAGTTGGCGCGCATCAGTTCGCACCTGCTTGGTGTCGGGGCTTTCAGCATGGACATCGGCGCGATGACGGTTTTTCTCTACCTATTTCGCGAGCGGGAAAAGATTTACGACCTGGCCGAATGCATCAGCGGTGCACGGTTTACGACCAGCTACACCCGCATCGGCGGTTTGGCGCGGGACCTGACGCCGGAGTTTGTCCCGATGCTTCGCGAGTTTCTCAAGGAATTCCCGGCGACTATCGATGAAACCGACAAATTGCTGACGCGCAATCGCATTTTCTGCGACCGCACCCGCGGTATCGGGGTGTTGACGAAGGCGGACGCGATCGACCTCGGCGTCACGGGCCCGTGTTTGCGCGGCTCAGGCGTCGATTGGGACATCCGCAAGTCGCACCCGTACAGTTCGTATGAGGATTTCGACTTTGAAGTGCCAGTCGGCACCGTGGGCGACAGTTACGACCGTTATCTCTGCCGTATGGAAGAGATGCGCCAGAGCGTCCGTATTTTACAGCAGGCCGTTGATAATCTGCCCGACGGCCCCGTGAATTCACCGGACGCAAAGATCCTGCTACCCGACAAGGAGGCCGTGCTGACGAAAATGGAGGAGTTGATCCACCACTTCATCAACGTCACGGAAGGTATCAATGCGCCTCCGGGCGAAGTTTATTTCTCGGCGGAGAACCCGAAAGGCGAACTGGGGTTTTACATCGTCAGCAAAGGCGGCGGGACACCACACCGATTAAAGATTCGCGCGCCATCCTTCGTGAATTTGCAAGCGCTGCCCGTGATGGCGCGAGGCCACATGATGAGTGACATGGTCACCATCCTCGCCAGCATCGATTTCGTGATGGGGGAGTGCGACCGGTGA
- a CDS encoding SAM-dependent methyltransferase — protein sequence MFFRLQQCPPLSYRCRVDGHPDLLREIRREMEAHDGRITFARFMELALYHLQYGYYTSGRERIGKKGDYFTSVSVGPLFGKILAKEFVKFREELGNPPEFEVVEFGGHRGQLRTDVLAAAPDLSYRIVETGDPLPDSIVGCVFSNEFLDALPVHLVQAKDAAWQEVYVDADLKEVLGPLSTPRLAEYLRDLPIKYMEGYRSEVNLRALDWLAEVARRLKRGWIVTIDYGYERNDYFAPHHRDGTLLCYHQHVKSANPYANIGEQDITAHVEFTSLMEHGKKLGLETVLFTDQSHYLLQIGESEIAEIVERTAGQPSKERAAIHQLLHPELMGRTFKVLVQRKA from the coding sequence GTGTTCTTTCGTCTTCAGCAATGCCCGCCGCTCAGCTATCGTTGTCGCGTGGATGGTCACCCCGATTTACTTCGTGAAATTCGGCGCGAAATGGAGGCGCACGACGGACGGATCACGTTTGCGCGGTTCATGGAACTGGCGTTGTACCATCTGCAATACGGCTATTACACCAGCGGGCGTGAACGCATTGGCAAGAAAGGCGATTACTTCACCAGCGTAAGTGTGGGGCCGTTGTTTGGGAAGATTCTGGCGAAGGAGTTTGTGAAGTTCCGTGAAGAATTGGGAAACCCGCCGGAATTTGAAGTCGTGGAGTTTGGCGGACATCGAGGCCAGTTGCGCACCGATGTCCTCGCCGCAGCGCCGGATTTGTCTTACCGCATCGTCGAGACCGGCGATCCCCTGCCCGACTCGATTGTCGGTTGCGTGTTCTCGAATGAATTCCTGGATGCGTTGCCGGTTCATCTGGTGCAGGCGAAAGATGCAGCGTGGCAGGAGGTGTACGTCGATGCGGATCTAAAGGAAGTGCTAGGACCGCTTTCGACGCCCCGACTCGCCGAGTACCTGCGCGATCTGCCCATCAAGTATATGGAAGGTTACCGCTCCGAGGTGAATTTGCGGGCGCTCGATTGGCTGGCGGAAGTGGCGCGACGGTTGAAACGCGGGTGGATCGTCACCATCGACTACGGTTACGAGCGAAACGATTATTTTGCGCCGCACCATCGCGACGGCACGCTGCTTTGCTATCACCAGCACGTGAAGAGCGCAAATCCCTACGCGAACATCGGCGAGCAGGACATCACAGCGCACGTCGAATTCACATCGCTTATGGAACATGGCAAGAAGCTCGGGCTGGAAACCGTGCTGTTCACCGACCAGTCGCACTACCTCTTGCAGATCGGTGAATCGGAGATTGCCGAGATCGTCGAACGCACCGCCGGCCAGCCGAGCAAGGAGCGCGCGGCCATTCATCAACTCCTCCATCCCGAGTTGATGGGGCGCACGTTCAAGGTGCTCGTGCAGCGGAAGGCCTAG
- the nuoF gene encoding NADH-quinone oxidoreductase subunit NuoF: MALSVPAELEKHIDEIVTHYPPQHKRAAVLWLLHLLQEQFGHLGREQVEWTATKLGLQPINVWELVTFYPMFTAKPRGKFHIKVCRTLSCELCGCGGILERLKKKLGIGLDENTGDGLFTISTVECLAACGTGPVMMVNDELFENLTPDAAEAIIGRIKTTGKLEPQPLPKPVAPHPLEKRVLLANLTKPGYTGSLDDYVREGGYRSLPKALGMKPDDIVAEVKNSEVRGRGGAGFPCGMKWSFLAKATGKPNYLVCNADESEPGTFKDRQLLHYEPHQLIEGIIVSCYAVGAHVAYIYIRGEMPYGAKILDKAIEEARAKNFLGKNILGKGFDCEIYIHRGAGAYICGEETGLIESLEGKRAYPRIKPPFPAVVGLFGCPTLVNNVETLSNIPHIINNGAAWFKELGVPGSRGTRLVCVSGPVKRPGYYEFEMGKLTMRQLIDDLCGGLKEGRKLKGVIPGGSSMPVLKADQIDVALDFESLRKAGTMAGSGGIIVLDDTVDIVQSTLNVAQFYAHESCGQCTPCREGTLWMEKMLHRIREGHGRPEDVDLLWDVADNIDGKTICPLGEAAAWPVKAFVTKYRSEFEAACKDGNGSEKH, from the coding sequence ATGGCACTGAGCGTTCCAGCAGAATTAGAGAAGCACATCGACGAGATCGTCACGCATTATCCGCCGCAACATAAGCGGGCGGCGGTGTTGTGGCTGCTGCATCTCTTGCAGGAGCAATTCGGCCATCTCGGTCGGGAACAAGTGGAATGGACAGCGACAAAGCTCGGGTTGCAGCCGATCAATGTGTGGGAGTTGGTCACGTTCTACCCGATGTTCACCGCCAAACCGCGTGGGAAGTTCCACATCAAGGTCTGCCGCACGCTGTCCTGTGAATTGTGCGGCTGCGGCGGTATCCTCGAACGGCTCAAGAAAAAGCTCGGCATCGGTCTCGACGAAAACACCGGCGATGGACTCTTTACGATTTCCACGGTCGAATGCCTGGCCGCCTGCGGAACCGGCCCGGTGATGATGGTCAATGATGAATTGTTCGAAAATCTCACACCAGACGCGGCCGAGGCAATCATCGGCCGCATCAAAACAACCGGCAAACTTGAGCCCCAACCATTGCCGAAACCCGTTGCGCCGCACCCGCTGGAAAAGCGCGTCCTACTCGCGAACCTGACGAAACCCGGTTACACGGGGTCACTGGACGATTATGTCCGCGAGGGGGGTTACCGCTCGTTACCGAAAGCGCTCGGCATGAAACCCGACGATATTGTCGCCGAGGTCAAGAATAGCGAGGTTCGCGGGCGCGGCGGCGCGGGTTTCCCCTGCGGGATGAAATGGAGTTTCTTGGCGAAAGCCACCGGCAAGCCGAATTACCTCGTTTGCAACGCCGATGAATCCGAGCCCGGCACGTTCAAGGATCGTCAGTTACTTCATTACGAGCCGCACCAACTCATCGAAGGCATCATCGTCTCGTGCTACGCCGTGGGCGCGCACGTCGCCTACATCTATATCCGTGGCGAGATGCCGTATGGCGCAAAAATCCTCGACAAGGCGATTGAGGAAGCGCGCGCGAAGAATTTTCTCGGCAAGAACATTCTCGGCAAGGGATTCGATTGTGAAATCTACATCCACCGCGGTGCGGGCGCGTACATCTGCGGCGAGGAAACCGGTTTGATCGAATCGCTGGAAGGGAAGCGGGCCTATCCGCGCATCAAGCCGCCGTTTCCGGCAGTGGTCGGCCTATTCGGCTGCCCGACGCTCGTGAACAATGTCGAGACGCTGTCGAATATCCCGCACATCATCAACAACGGCGCGGCGTGGTTCAAGGAACTCGGCGTGCCCGGCTCGCGCGGGACGAGGCTCGTGTGCGTCAGTGGCCCGGTGAAACGGCCGGGTTACTACGAGTTTGAGATGGGCAAGCTGACAATGCGGCAACTCATTGATGATCTTTGCGGTGGATTGAAGGAAGGACGCAAATTGAAGGGCGTCATTCCGGGCGGCAGTTCGATGCCCGTGTTGAAGGCCGATCAGATCGATGTGGCGTTGGATTTTGAATCGCTCCGTAAGGCCGGCACGATGGCCGGTTCCGGTGGCATCATCGTGCTCGATGATACGGTCGACATCGTGCAGAGCACGCTGAATGTCGCGCAATTTTACGCGCACGAGTCGTGCGGCCAATGCACGCCCTGCCGCGAAGGCACATTATGGATGGAGAAGATGCTCCACCGCATACGCGAAGGCCATGGTCGTCCTGAAGACGTGGATTTGTTGTGGGACGTCGCGGACAACATCGACGGCAAAACGATTTGTCCGCTCGGCGAAGCCGCCGCCTGGCCCGTAAAAGCCTTCGTCACGAAATACCGCAGCGAATTCGAAGCCGCGTGCAAAGACGGCAACGGGAGTGAGAAGCATTAG
- the obgE gene encoding GTPase ObgE, translated as MFVDKVKIRVKAGDGGNGCVSFRREKYVDRGGPDGGDGGKGGDIVLMADKNLSDLSDFYYQPRVVAKHGVHGRGKNCFGRSAKDILVRVPIGTQVFRLTVPIKKRAPSNYHPAAATEEFDPSQTVGMPFTPGRAKQLAEAQKAAPPTPIETIDVDDLPPLDTGKELIVDLVEDGQRFILAKGGRGGRGNAVFKSSTHQAPREFEYGEPGEQLGVELELKTLADVGLVGFPNAGKSTLISQITNAHPKVAPYPFTTLTPNVGILQYDNYTRIRIADIPGLIEGAHNGRGLGHDFLRHIERCQLLVVIIDMAGVDNRDPREDYRQLLAELKMYNPEILEKKRLIVANKMDLPEAKKNLTAFKRKATTAPRAVKKKASTKKPTKAARPGIRVLEISALDGVGLEKLKLELHKALS; from the coding sequence ATGTTCGTCGATAAGGTCAAAATTCGCGTCAAGGCGGGGGATGGGGGGAACGGGTGCGTTTCGTTTCGGCGCGAGAAATATGTCGATCGGGGCGGGCCGGATGGCGGCGACGGCGGCAAGGGCGGCGACATTGTATTGATGGCGGACAAAAATCTCTCTGATCTTTCTGATTTCTATTACCAGCCGCGCGTCGTGGCCAAACATGGCGTGCACGGACGCGGGAAGAATTGTTTCGGGCGCAGCGCGAAGGACATCCTTGTGCGAGTGCCCATCGGCACGCAGGTATTTCGCCTGACGGTGCCCATTAAGAAACGCGCGCCGTCGAATTATCACCCGGCGGCGGCGACGGAAGAGTTTGACCCGAGCCAAACCGTCGGCATGCCGTTCACGCCGGGACGGGCGAAACAACTGGCCGAGGCGCAGAAGGCCGCGCCCCCTACCCCGATTGAGACCATCGATGTTGATGATCTTCCGCCGTTGGATACGGGGAAGGAATTGATCGTCGATCTCGTGGAGGACGGGCAGCGCTTCATCTTGGCGAAGGGCGGACGCGGCGGACGCGGCAACGCGGTGTTCAAAAGCTCGACGCACCAGGCGCCGCGCGAGTTCGAGTACGGCGAGCCGGGCGAGCAACTGGGCGTCGAACTGGAATTGAAGACTCTAGCCGACGTCGGGTTGGTGGGTTTTCCCAACGCGGGCAAATCGACGCTCATTTCCCAGATTACCAATGCGCATCCCAAAGTCGCGCCGTATCCGTTCACGACGCTGACACCCAACGTGGGGATCCTCCAATACGACAACTACACGCGCATTCGCATTGCGGACATTCCGGGATTGATCGAGGGCGCGCACAACGGGCGCGGTCTCGGCCACGATTTCCTGCGGCACATCGAACGCTGCCAGCTACTGGTAGTGATCATCGACATGGCGGGCGTCGATAACCGCGATCCGCGCGAGGATTACCGGCAACTGCTGGCGGAACTGAAAATGTACAATCCGGAGATCTTGGAGAAAAAGCGGCTCATCGTCGCCAATAAAATGGACCTGCCGGAAGCAAAGAAGAATCTCACCGCCTTCAAGCGCAAGGCAACAACCGCGCCGCGTGCCGTCAAAAAGAAGGCTTCCACAAAAAAGCCAACCAAGGCGGCGCGTCCCGGTATCCGCGTGCTGGAGATTTCGGCGCTGGACGGTGTCGGGCTGGAGAAATTAAAGCTGGAGTTGCACAAGGCGCTGTCGTAG
- a CDS encoding DUF1559 domain-containing protein: MNDELSPPIKASRLAIASLVLGILGIPPILALTLDYAFGGLGVSVGIIISMTAVPLALAFGIIALNKIRRSYGRIKGRGLAIAGLFTGGVSLLLWATMILPQAKGPREYQRRVQCLNNMKQIGSAIDFYAKEHDGSIPRTFDDLRPYATNLDELLICPSAKDRLHPSYQIVLGGKKWDTEETMDTAIVTEPFSNHRFGRWILYGDGHVAWRTDQAPVQ, translated from the coding sequence GTGAACGATGAATTGTCCCCACCGATTAAAGCATCGCGTCTAGCTATCGCAAGTTTGGTTTTGGGGATTCTAGGCATTCCTCCTATCCTTGCATTGACTCTCGATTACGCTTTTGGAGGACTCGGTGTGTCTGTCGGTATCATCATTTCAATGACCGCAGTGCCACTCGCGCTCGCTTTCGGAATTATCGCATTGAATAAAATCCGCAGGTCGTATGGAAGAATCAAAGGCCGAGGGCTGGCTATTGCGGGTCTATTTACGGGTGGAGTTTCACTTCTGCTTTGGGCAACCATGATTTTGCCGCAAGCCAAGGGCCCCCGAGAGTATCAACGTCGAGTTCAGTGCCTCAACAACATGAAGCAGATTGGTTCGGCCATAGACTTTTATGCGAAGGAGCACGACGGGAGCATCCCACGCACGTTTGACGACCTGCGACCGTATGCTACAAATCTGGATGAGTTGCTCATTTGCCCCTCCGCCAAAGATCGTCTTCATCCGAGCTATCAAATTGTTCTCGGCGGAAAAAAATGGGATACCGAAGAAACCATGGACACAGCCATTGTGACCGAACCGTTCTCAAATCACCGTTTTGGACGCTGGATCCTCTACGGCGATGGTCACGTTGCGTGGCGAACTGATCAGGCTCCTGTCCAGTAG
- a CDS encoding molybdopterin-dependent oxidoreductase has translation MADPVKLTIDGKEAAAPKGMNLIEAAKLVGIEVPHYCYHPKLAVVGNCRMCLVDVGMPKMGPDKKPELGPDGKPVIQFGPKLSIGCNTTVSEGMVVHTRSAKVIKAREGVMEFLLINHPLDCPICDQAGECRLQEFSVDYGKGQSRFIEEKVHKPKKTEIGPKIMLDDERCILCSRCVRFMKDVAGQDCLGFVDRGSHSTLTCYPGMEPNTNYDLNIVDICPVGALTSNDFRFKQRVWFLKETKSVCPNCATGCNTVLWSREGVVHRQTPRDNDAVNQCWMCDPGRLHYQFINDPNRLVTPTVRSGAMGERFNLTWPEATRQIGEKLKALKGKGATIAAIGTARATTEELFLFNKLTREVLGAELVDCVPRVGEGDKFLISADRNPNTNGAKLTGVTADPIGSRIPVIAEAIKSGKIKTLIVHGENVAKHGIAEDLLGKLELLIVIDTLPNKVTELAHYVLAGATFAEKRGTFINGKARLQRLNAAIPSPGIARPEWQTFVALLNELGADGKYLAIEDVFADMTHAFAPLAGLNLSKIGDQGVELKLEAATPPAASTEAPAPAVGVKA, from the coding sequence ATGGCAGACCCTGTCAAACTGACGATTGACGGCAAGGAGGCCGCTGCGCCGAAGGGGATGAACCTCATTGAAGCTGCGAAGCTCGTCGGCATTGAGGTGCCGCACTACTGTTATCACCCGAAGCTGGCCGTCGTGGGCAACTGCCGCATGTGCCTTGTGGATGTCGGCATGCCGAAGATGGGACCCGACAAGAAGCCGGAATTGGGACCTGACGGCAAGCCGGTGATCCAGTTCGGTCCGAAACTTTCCATCGGCTGCAACACGACCGTATCCGAAGGCATGGTGGTGCACACGCGTTCTGCAAAAGTCATCAAGGCGCGCGAAGGCGTGATGGAATTCCTGTTGATCAATCACCCGCTCGATTGTCCGATCTGCGACCAGGCGGGCGAGTGCCGACTGCAGGAGTTCAGCGTGGATTACGGCAAAGGCCAAAGCCGTTTCATCGAGGAGAAGGTTCACAAACCGAAGAAGACGGAGATCGGCCCGAAGATCATGCTCGACGATGAGCGTTGCATCCTTTGTTCGCGCTGCGTGCGGTTTATGAAGGACGTGGCGGGACAGGATTGCCTCGGGTTCGTGGATCGCGGTAGTCATTCCACATTGACGTGCTATCCCGGCATGGAACCGAACACGAATTACGACCTCAACATCGTGGACATCTGCCCGGTCGGTGCGCTGACCTCGAATGATTTCCGTTTCAAGCAGCGCGTGTGGTTCCTCAAGGAAACGAAAAGCGTTTGCCCGAACTGCGCGACGGGCTGCAACACGGTGCTCTGGTCGCGCGAAGGCGTGGTGCATCGACAGACGCCCCGCGACAATGACGCAGTCAACCAGTGTTGGATGTGCGACCCTGGCCGGTTGCATTACCAGTTCATCAACGACCCGAATCGCCTCGTGACGCCGACGGTGAGGTCGGGCGCGATGGGCGAGCGGTTCAATCTCACGTGGCCCGAGGCGACGCGGCAGATCGGCGAGAAGCTGAAGGCGCTGAAAGGCAAGGGCGCGACAATCGCCGCGATCGGGACTGCGCGCGCCACGACGGAAGAGCTTTTCCTCTTCAATAAATTGACGCGCGAAGTTCTCGGCGCAGAGTTGGTCGATTGTGTGCCGCGCGTCGGCGAAGGCGATAAGTTCCTGATCAGTGCGGACCGCAATCCGAACACGAACGGCGCGAAGCTTACGGGAGTAACCGCTGATCCCATCGGCAGCCGGATCCCGGTCATCGCCGAAGCCATCAAGTCCGGCAAGATCAAGACGCTCATTGTTCATGGCGAGAATGTAGCGAAGCATGGAATCGCGGAAGACCTGCTCGGGAAGCTCGAACTGCTGATCGTGATCGATACGCTGCCGAACAAGGTGACGGAACTGGCCCACTACGTTTTGGCGGGCGCTACTTTTGCGGAGAAACGCGGCACCTTTATTAATGGCAAGGCGCGCCTGCAGCGATTGAATGCGGCGATTCCGTCGCCTGGAATTGCGCGACCGGAGTGGCAGACATTCGTCGCGCTGCTCAACGAACTGGGCGCCGACGGCAAATATCTGGCCATTGAGGACGTTTTCGCTGATATGACGCACGCTTTCGCGCCGTTGGCTGGCCTGAATCTTTCCAAAATTGGCGACCAGGGCGTGGAACTGAAGTTGGAGGCAGCCACGCCGCCAGCCGCATCGACGGAAGCGCCTGCGCCAGCCGTGGGGGTGAAAGCATGA
- a CDS encoding NADH-quinone oxidoreductase subunit C translates to MTPQTAIDRLKAQYRDSISAPVEFRGEFTITVPRVKIAAICQFLKTECDFDMLTDLSGVDNYGEDPRYEVDYLLYSLEHRCRLRLKVPVSEEDMIVDSVTSVWGTANWHEREAFDMFGIRFRNHPNLKRILMWEGYPYYPLRKDFPLAGIPTELPETAVNADTVRSAPMLGGPFVAASGTRSSIRREPRQTDTIAEQQDNLANPTKKESV, encoded by the coding sequence ATGACACCGCAAACCGCCATCGATCGGTTGAAAGCGCAATACCGCGACTCCATTTCCGCGCCCGTCGAATTTCGCGGCGAGTTTACCATTACTGTGCCACGCGTGAAGATCGCGGCCATCTGCCAATTCCTCAAGACGGAATGCGATTTTGACATGCTGACGGATCTGTCGGGCGTGGACAATTACGGTGAAGACCCCCGCTATGAGGTCGACTACCTCCTGTACTCGTTGGAGCACCGTTGCCGTTTGCGGCTGAAGGTGCCTGTGTCCGAAGAGGACATGATCGTGGACAGCGTCACCAGCGTCTGGGGCACGGCGAACTGGCACGAGCGTGAGGCATTCGACATGTTCGGCATCCGTTTCCGCAATCATCCGAACCTCAAGCGGATTCTTATGTGGGAAGGTTACCCGTACTACCCGTTGCGAAAAGATTTCCCGCTGGCAGGTATCCCGACGGAACTACCTGAAACGGCCGTGAATGCCGACACGGTTCGCTCCGCGCCCATGCTGGGTGGCCCGTTCGTGGCCGCGAGCGGGACGCGCAGTTCGATTCGCCGCGAGCCGCGCCAGACCGACACCATTGCCGAGCAGCAGGATAACCTGGCGAACCCGACAAAGAAGGAATCGGTTTGA
- the nuoB gene encoding NADH-quinone oxidoreductase subunit NuoB: MIQRVETGFDPKVEGRDLIVTRADAAIDWVRKNSCWPMPMGLACCAIELMAVGASRFDIARFGAEVMRFSPRQSDLMIVAGTCVYKMAGVVKRVWDQMPNPKWCIAMGACASTGGMYRSYAVVQGVDHFLPVDVYISGCPPRPEALLEGLMAIQRKIAQERAIGNMKQTEGKPGLWSPVTGPVIVRGEYAPKLKG; the protein is encoded by the coding sequence ATGATTCAACGCGTCGAAACTGGTTTTGACCCCAAGGTGGAGGGGCGCGACCTCATTGTCACGCGCGCGGATGCCGCCATTGACTGGGTCCGCAAGAATTCCTGCTGGCCCATGCCGATGGGACTGGCTTGTTGCGCCATTGAATTGATGGCCGTGGGCGCGAGCCGGTTCGATATCGCGCGGTTCGGCGCCGAAGTGATGCGTTTCTCGCCGCGGCAATCCGACCTGATGATTGTGGCCGGAACCTGCGTTTACAAAATGGCCGGCGTGGTCAAACGCGTGTGGGACCAGATGCCCAATCCGAAATGGTGCATCGCGATGGGCGCGTGCGCCAGCACCGGCGGCATGTATCGTAGCTACGCAGTCGTGCAGGGTGTGGATCATTTTCTGCCGGTGGACGTGTATATCTCCGGTTGCCCGCCGCGGCCCGAAGCGTTGTTGGAAGGCCTGATGGCCATCCAGCGCAAGATCGCGCAGGAAAGGGCGATCGGGAACATGAAACAGACCGAGGGCAAACCCGGGTTGTGGTCGCCCGTGACCGGGCCGGTCATCGTGCGCGGTGAGTACGCGCCGAAGTTGAAGGGCTGA
- a CDS encoding DUF2752 domain-containing protein — protein sequence MSTTPQLIAVDTTQTRRQIALAVILTVLGVAAAAFFFLVDPSSVVFLPRCPLYTTTGIYCPGCGATRALHELLRGHWLIAFRLNALFTLSLPCLALFGLYRWATTDRGGSTWKPQWTWVLLGMVVTFGVLRNVPVYPFTLLAP from the coding sequence ATGTCGACGACGCCACAACTAATAGCAGTCGATACCACGCAGACGCGCCGCCAAATCGCGTTGGCTGTGATATTGACGGTCCTTGGCGTGGCGGCAGCGGCGTTTTTCTTTCTGGTTGACCCGTCGTCCGTCGTGTTCCTGCCACGTTGTCCACTCTATACCACGACGGGAATCTACTGTCCCGGCTGCGGCGCCACACGCGCGCTTCACGAGTTACTCCGTGGCCACTGGCTCATCGCTTTCCGTTTGAATGCCCTTTTCACTTTGTCACTGCCGTGTCTTGCCCTATTTGGGCTTTATCGGTGGGCCACAACCGACCGTGGTGGGAGTACGTGGAAACCGCAATGGACATGGGTGTTGCTGGGGATGGTTGTGACGTTTGGCGTGTTGCGAAACGTCCCGGTCTACCCGTTCACCCTGTTGGCGCCGTAA